One window of the Trifolium pratense cultivar HEN17-A07 linkage group LG2, ARS_RC_1.1, whole genome shotgun sequence genome contains the following:
- the LOC123911265 gene encoding U-box domain-containing protein 38, with the protein MGGNGKHRWKISFHRSSTHPSRNSQPPKEFICPITASLMSDPVVVTSGQTFERLAVEISTELKFSPILDDGTRPDFSTIIPNLAIKTTITNWCDKSRTQYPPTPDYTTVEKLIKEAMAAAAAEKEEPIRVSEKELLNAVADNPPVIFSHAATELGPRVNRFNSGSSSEESVIIGESPGTPLPFTLRPTCFSPSSSSSFEIEVQNPNVSSPSEEEETLLKKLKSNEVFEQEQGVITLRSITRNREEARASLCTSRILAILRSLIPSRYVVVQVNAIASLVNLSLQKSNKMRIVRSGFVPLLIDVLKGGSSESQEHAAGALFSLALDDDNKMAIGVLGALQPLMHALRSDSERTRHDSALALYHLTLVQSNRFKLVKLGVVPTLLSMLMTGTMASRVLLILCNLAMSVEGRTAMLDANAVECMVNLLRGNELDSEATRENCVAALYALSHGSLRFKGLAKEAKAVEVLRVIEETGTERAREKAKRVLQKMRGFEDGDDEDDSGFDSLFESSGLTRTRYRGAGARNNNLVNSTTF; encoded by the coding sequence ATGGGTGGAAATGGTAAACACAGATGGAAAATCTCCTTCCATCGTTCTTCCACTCATCCTAGTAGAAACTCACAACCTCCAAAAGAGTTTATATGTCCTATTACCGCTTCATTAATGTCCGACCCGGTCGTTGTTACTTCGGGTCAAACCTTTGAACGCCTCGCCGTCGAAATTTCCACCGAATTAAAATTCTCCCCCATTTTAGACGACGGAACCCGACCCGATTTCTCAACTATCATCCCCAATTTGGCCATCAAAACAACCATCACAAACTGGTGCGACAAATCCCGCACCCAATACCCTCCCACACCTGATTACACCACCGTGGAGAAGCTAATTAAAGAAGCAATGGCTGCGGCGGCGGCGGAGAAGGAAGAACCGATTAGGGTTTCTGAAAAGGAGCTGCTCAACGCGGTGGCGGATAATCCGCCGGTGATATTCTCCCACGCTGCTACTGAGTTAGGTCCACGTGTCAACCGTTTCAACTCGGGATCTTCCTCTGAGGAATCGGTGATAATTGGGGAAAGTCCTGGAACGCCTTTACCTTTCACGCTTCGTCCAACGTGTTTCtctccttcttcatcttcctcgTTCGAGATCGAAGTTCAAAACCCTAACGTTTCTTCTCCTtcggaagaagaagaaactcTACTGAAGAAGCTGAAGAGCAACGAGGTTTTTGAACAAGAGCAAGGAGTGATTACTCTTAGAAGTATCACTAGGAACAGAGAAGAAGCTAGGGCTTCGCTATGCACTTCGCGGATTCTCGCGATTCTGCGTTCTCTGATTCCTTCCCGTTACGTCGTCGTTCAGGTCAACGCTATTGCTTCTTTGGTCAACCTTTCGCTTCAGAAATCAAACAAGATGAGAATTGTGCGGTCAGGATTTGTTCCGCTTCTCATTGATGTGTTGAAGGGGGGATCCAGTGAATCTCAGGAACACGCTGCGGGTGCACTGTTTAGTTTGGCTTTGGATGATGATAACAAGATGGCTATTGGTGTTCTAGGGGCGTTGCAGCCGCTAATGCATGCGCTGAGGTCTGATTCCGAGCGAACTCGTCATGACTCCGCGCTTGCACTCTATCATTTGACTCTAGTTCAGAGTAACAGATTCAAGCTTGTGAAACTCGGGGTGGTTCCGACTTTGCTTTCGATGCTGATGACAGGGACAATGGCGAGTAGGGTGTTGTTGATTCTGTGCAATCTTGCTATGTCTGTGGAGGGAAGGACGGCGATGCTGGATGCCAATGCGGTGGAGTGTATGGTGAATTTGTTGAGGGGGAACGAGTTGGACTCGGAGGCAACTCGGGAGAATTGTGTGGCAGCGTTGTATGCATTGAGTCATGGAAGTTTGAGATTCAAAGGGTTGGCGAAGGAAGCGAAAGCTGTGGAGGTTTTGAGGGTGATCGAAGAGACAGGGACGGAGAGGGCGAGGGAGAAGGCTAAAAGGGTGTTGCAGAAGATGAGGGGTTTTGaagatggtgatgatgaagatgattctGGGTTTGATAGTCTTTTTGAATCAAGCGGGTTGACTCGAACAAGGTACCGAGGTGCTGGAGCTAGGAACAACAACCTTGTCAATTCAACTACATTTTAG
- the LOC123905415 gene encoding uncharacterized protein LOC123905415: MSESSQTTKTGRSTRSKTKIDPSKIIKDAVPVTVVHASKPKAQSNDAEKQGKGKTVVKKGTSEVGDDISLSTAKIAKSSKGSSKRKRRDYKSKFALSMSDLVFDSNVNTSEKATEVNPKTVSDVVETIVSTGDNPSLEKLGSEAEKRDLNSMPVETEKEDTLTENEDAGTTEEEPVKETVAEKDVEPTATTPESTDEETGTADEDTSDDEGDTQSEESNQSIPTEEPEVEADKSVEPEKEKEKDEDL; encoded by the exons atgtctgaatcttcaCAAACCACTAAAACCGGACGGTCTACTCGATCAAAGACAAAAATCGATCCCTCAAAGATTATCAAGGACGCGGTCCCCGTTACAGTTGTTCATGCATCCAAACCCAAAGCTCAATCTAATGACGCTGAGAAGcaaggaaaaggaaaaactGTTGTGAAGAAGGGAACTTCTGAGGTAGGCGATGATATCTCTCTTTCTACTGCTAAAATTGCtaaatctagtaaaggaagttctaaaagaaagagaagagactACAAGTCTAAGTTTGCtctgtctatgtctgatttggtttttgattcgaatgttaacacatctgagAAAGCAACTGAAGTAAACCCCAAAACTGTGTCTGATGTTGTTGAAACAATCGTGTCAACCGGTGATAACCCTAGTCTAGAAAAATTGGGGTCTGAAGCTGAAAAGAGAGATCTTAATTCTATGCCTGTTGAAACTGAGAAGGAAGACACTCTTACAGAG aatgaagatgcTGGAACtactgaggaagaacctgtgaaggaaactgttgctgaaaaggatgttgagcCAACTGCCACAACACCTGAGTCCACAGATGAGgaaactggaactgctgatgaggaTACCTCTGATgatgaaggggacactcaatctgaagagagcAACCAGTCCATCCCAACAGAAGAACCAGAAGTTGAAGCTGACAAATCTGTAGAacctgagaaagaaaaagagaaagat GAAgatctgtag